A window of the Lolium perenne isolate Kyuss_39 chromosome 7, Kyuss_2.0, whole genome shotgun sequence genome harbors these coding sequences:
- the LOC139833951 gene encoding uncharacterized protein, with translation MSRKLSIDCWNVRGLGMRQKRDDVRAAIELATPSILLLQETKLTDVSSFLASSFLPATLRSFVFKPSVGASGGILTAWDDGQLQLLQHSVSDFSITTTFSSRADDLTFSIVNVYGPCHHDLKKDFLDSLNHDFAQLSGPAGILGDFNLIRTPREKSSGNFNAVESSLFNEFINDLALIEIPLLDRQFTWSNQQDPPIMARLDRALVNQDWSFALPDSTLTSSARPSSDHVPLHLIASSRAPRSKVFRMENSWLSHPSFTASANANRCSVGAGHSHLSPISGLCLRLKRIRAAARVWAKDRKLPPVYLLNCRAVISLFDRWRSIDTFRLEKRLRSLAKTSLDQRSLAKQPHGGKGRKSKSCVLGDENTRYFHLCASGRLRKNQIKNLEDQDGNVVFAHQAKSAILHGFFKNLLGTPVGASDHLDLASLVSSTCLSPSQASALVRPFSLDEIRTALFTMNDNSSPGPDGFGPAFFKKNWDLVKKSLLDSLSSFHTLSSDLRPINKSHIVLLPKKEGANKHDNFRPISLQAAASKSTPNALP, from the coding sequence ATGTCGCGTAAGCTCTCCATCGATTGCTGGAACGTCCGTGGCCTTGGGATGCGTCAGAAGCGCGATGACGTTAGGGCGGCAATTGAGCTTGCCACCCCCTCCATTCTGCTTCTGCAAGAAACCAAACTCACCGACGTCTCCTCCTTCCTCGCTTCCTCCTTTCTTCCCGCGACCCTTCGATCTTTTGTTTTTAAACCCTCTGTTGGAGCTTCTGGGGGTATCCTCACTGCCTGGGATGACGGGCAGCTCCAACTCCTCCAACACTCTGTCAGCGACTTTTCTATAACCACCACCTTCTCCTCGCGTGCCGATGACCTTACCTTCTCTATTGTCAACGTCTACGGCCCGTGCCACCACGACCTCAAAAAGGACTTCCTTGACTCTCTCAACCACGACTTCGCCCAGCTCTCCGGGCCTGCCGGAATTCTGGGCGACTTCAACCTTATCAGGACTCCGCGCGAGAAGTCCTCCGGTAATTTCAATGCGGTGGAATCTAGCTTATTCAACGAGTTTATTAATGATCTCGCCCTTATCGAGATTCCGCTCCTTGACCGCCAATTCACTTGGTCCAACCAACAAGACCCTCCCATTATGGCTCGCCTTGACAGAGCCCTGGTCAACCAGGACTGGAGTTTTGCTTTGCCAGATTCCACCCTCACTTCCTCGGCTCGTCCCTCCTCCGACCACGTCCCTCTCCACCTCATCGCCTCCTCCAGGGCCCCGCGCAGCAAAGTCTTCCGTATGGAAAACTCTTGGCTCAGCCACCCCTCCTTCACTGCCTCAGCTAACGCCAACCGGTGCAGTGTTGGGGCCGGGCACTCCCACCTCTCCCCTATTAGCGGCCTCTGTCTCAGGCTCAAGCGTATCCGGGCGGCTGCCCGAGTTTGGGCTAAGGACCGTAAGCTCCCGCCTGTCTACCTTCTTAATTGCCGTGCCGTCATCTCCCTCTTTGATCGCTGGAGGAGCATCGACACCTTTCGCCTAGAAAAACGTCTCCGCTCCCTTGCAAAAACTTCCCTCGATCAAAGGTCTCTTGCAAAGCAACCTCACGGCGGCAAAGGGCGAAAATCAAAAAGCTGCGTCCTGGGCGATGAAAACACCCGGTACTTCCACCTCTGCGCCTCGGGGCGCCTCCGGAAAAATCAAATAAAAAATCTTGAGGACCAGGATGGCAATGTGGTCTTCGCTCATCAAGCTAAGTCTGCCATCCTCCATGGTTTCTTCAAGAATCTTCTTGGCACCCCTGTCGGAGCTTCTGATCACCTTGACCTGGCTAGCCTTGTTTCCTCCACTTGTCTCTCACCTTCTCAGGCTTCCGCCCTTGTCCGCCCTTTCTCCCTCGACGAAATCAGGACTGCCCTCTTCACCATGAATGATAACTCCAGCCCCGGACCCGATGGCTTCGGGCCTGCTTTCTTCAAAAAGAACTGGGACCTTGTTAAAAAATCTCTTCTTGACTCCCTCTCCAGTTTTCACACCCTTTCCTCTGACCTGAGACCTATAAACAAATCACACATTGTCCTTCTCCCCAAAAAAGAGGGTGCAAACAAGCACGATAATTTTCGACCCATCTCGCTCCAGGCTGCTGCCTCAAAGTCCACACCAAATGCCTTACCTTGA
- the LOC127312516 gene encoding putative disease resistance protein RGA4 produces MAEAVTTAVAIGWGMRAAGWVASPIISDLFKKASSYLGFDASEKLSELEPKILLLERVIGAVEESPYRPRLEGLYSNLKSAFYDAEEILDDVEYYRLEKKIQNDRLKSEVAGPSRRLKEIWSATAKSSPLKHKESGMSKVKLKKKLDIIEEVINDACKVLERMNLPSISGANQSHVVAANSRGSVTTSRPLSKIIGRDEDCEMIVAMLREKEDYGQPDINSVTCYSVVGIHGIGGSGKSTLAQLVCACEKRDVHFDLVMWVHVSRDFCVDAIYMKMFEAATGTLCPQLENRDTLQDMLEEKLHGKRFLLVLDDVWYNIRDVTQAENLQQILSPLKAGEAGSKILVTSRTEDALLALGAAKQRCIPISVLDENVFCNLLMHYALHGVRVDDHARRTLEGIGKEIAKKLKRSPLAARIVGGQLRLRQNVEFWRSVRNRDLLNETMGALWWSYHHLRGQVKRCFAFCGIFPRRHLLKCHELVKLWVAEGFARCTSEEEEMEDVCREYFDELVSASFLQLKAKEYPHEKDYYLVHDLLHDLAEKAAGSDCFRIENSWKLQGKCPAVEVPPNIRHIFIETYNEELVIKKICQLDNLRTLIIGGENIPGAVGEQGLKCMFKKLRKLRVLTISARYSKEEDLVSLDVRVPACIGQLTHLRYLALRARLFHIRLQRIILPATFTKLYHMQILDFDCFEIVVFSSSEDICGLINLRHVLLSEDVDIPSIGKLTSLLSMKVFNVRKQQGHELEQLENLNKLRGQLWIKGLENVESKAEAFKANLAGKEGLSALKMSWQSGEASSEAQAEVLEGLYPPKDLKSLIFEGYQGPRYPSWMHDGGLKHVNHLYLFECIPQPGPELVAFCARLRELVIEHCRWGALPDYVEYLTSLQSLKISYCQNIRSLPTLPPSLEKFTLKGCNVSMSSCCLEHLTSLHTLEISDCGSLPALPQSLEHIDLYCLYGSSPMEHLTSLQSLGIYYCDSVFAGVTALPQSIKEFTLNTCDKVLASSCITVGGSGWQKIKHIPYASIKGARNTEVLMKMGVVQDRNQWMEEMASSLSHFL; encoded by the exons ATGGCGGAAGCAGTGACTACTGCTGTCGCCATCGGATGGGGCATGAGAGCAGCAGGGTGGGTAGCTTCGCCCATCATCTCCGACCTGTTCAAGAAAGCATCCTCCTATCTCGGCTTTGATGCATCGGAGAAGCTGAGTGAGCTTGAgccgaagattttattgctggagCGGGTGATTGGAGCGGTTGAGGAGAGCCCTTACAGGCCTCGGTTGGAGGGGCTGTACAGCAACCTTAAATCCGCTTTCTACGACGCAGAAGAAATCTTGGATGATGTTGAGTATTACCGTCTTGAGAAGAAGATACAAAATGACAGGCTCAAGTCAGAGGTCGCCGGGCCTTCACGTCGCTTGAAGGAGATCTGGTCCGCGACGGCGAAGAGCTCTCCACTAAAACATAAG GAGAGTGGTATGTCAAAAGTTAAGTTGAAAAAGAAGCTAGACATAATAGAAGAAGTCATAAATGATGCATGCAAAGTTTTGGAACGGATGAACCTGCCAAGCATAAGTGGTGCAAACCAGAGCCATGTTGTTGCTGCCAACTCACGAGGTAGTGTCACTACTTCGCGGCCTCTATCAAAGATAATTGGGCGAGATGAAGATTGTGAGATGATCGTAGCAATGCTTCGTGAGAAGGAAGACTATGGTCAGCCTGACATCAATAGTGTTACATGTTATTCTGTAGTTGGCATTCATGGCATCGGCGGTTCTGGGAAATCAACCCTTGCGCAACTTGTTTGTGCATGTGAGAAAAGGGATGTCCATTTTGACCTTGTAATGTGGGTTCATGTTTCTCGGGATTTTTGTGTGGATGCCATTTACATGAAGATGTTTGAGGCTGCTACAGGTACTTTGTGCCCTCAATTGGAAAATCGTGACACCTTGCAAGATATGTTGGAGGAGAAACTGCATGGAAAACGTTTCCTTTTGGTATTAGATGATGTTTGGTACAATATTAGAGATGTGACGCAGGCTGAGAATCTGCAACAGATACTCTCACCGCTGAAGGCTGGAGAGGCAGGAAGCAAGATCCTGGTGACTAGTCGAACTGAAGATGCATTGTTAGCTCTGGGTGCCGCGAAGCAGAGATGTATTCCCATATCAGTCCTAGATGAAAATGTCTTCTGCAATTTGCTCATGCATTATGCGCTCCACGGCGTACGTGTTGATGATCATGCTCGTAGAACATTGGAAGGCATTGGAAAAGAGATTGCAAAAAAGCTGAAGAGGTCACCTCTAGCAGCCAGAATAGTCGGAGGACAGTTGCGTCTAAGGCAAAACGTTGAGTTCTGGAGAAGCGTTCGAAACCGGGACCTTTTGAACGAGACCATGGGAGCTCTGTGGTGGAGCTACCATCACCTTCGTGGGCAGGTCAAGCGATGCTTTGCTTTCTGTGGTATATTTCCTCGAAGACATTTGTTGAAATGTCACGAGTTGGTAAAGCTATGGGTTGCAGAAGGGTTTGCTAGATGCACTAGTGAAGAGGAGGAAATGGAAGATGTTTGTCGGGAATACTTTGATGAACTAGTGTCAGCCTCGTTTCTGCAGCTTAAAGCAAAGGAATATCCCCATGAGAAGGACTACTATTTAGTTCATGATCTGTTGCATGATTTAGCGGAGAAGGCCGCTGGAAGCGACTGTTTCAGAATCGAAAATAGTTGGAAACTGCAAGGAAAATGTCCAGCAGTGGAAGTTCCTCCAAACATCCGACATATATTTATTGAGACCTATAATGAAGAATTGGTCATTAAGAAGATATGCCAATTAGATAACTTACGCACTCTCATTATTGGTGGTGAAAATATACCAGGAGCAGTTGGGGAGCAAGGCCTGAAGTGCATGTTTAAGAAGCTGAGGAAGTTACGTGTGCTCACCATAAGTGCCAGATATTCAAAGGAGGAAGATCTTGTCTCCTTAGATGTGCGAGTCCCAGCATGTATTGGTCAGTTAACGCACCTGAGGTATCTTGCTTTACGGGCTAGACTTTTTCATATTAGACTTCAAAGGATAATTTTACCGGCCACTTTTACCAAGCTATACCACATGCAGATTCTAGATTTTGATTGCTTTGAGATTGTGGTGTTTTCCTCTAGTGAAGATATTTGTGGCCTCATCAATTTGCGGCATGTACTCCTCTCAGAAGATGTGGATATCCCAAGCATCGGCAAGCTGACGTCACTCCTATCGATGAAAGTCTTCAATGTAAGAAAGCAACAAGGCCACGAGTTAGAGCAACTCGAGAACCTAAACAAACTTCgcggccaactctggatcaaaggcTTGGAAAATGTTGAAAGCAAGGCAGAAGCTTTCAAGGCCAATCTGGCCGGGAAGGAAGGGCTCAGTGCACTAAAAATGTCATGGCAGAGTGGTGAAGCGAGTTCAGAAGCTCAGGCAGAGGTACTAGAGGGTCTTTACCCACCCAAGGATCTTAAATCACTGATTTTCGAAGGTTACCAAGGTCCGAGGTATCCAAGTTGGATGCACGATGGTGGCCTAAAGCACGTGAACCATCTCTATCTCTTCGAGTGCATCCCACAACCTGGCCCTGAACTTGTTGCGTTTTGCGCTCGTCTCCGTGAGCTCGTGATTGAGCACTGCAGATGGGGTGCCTTGCCAGATTACGTGGAGTATCTGACATCACTGCAGAGCCTAAAGATATCGTACTGCCAGAATATTCGGTCGCTTCCAACATTGCCGCCGTCTCTTGAGAAATTCACACTGAAAGGCTGCAATGTGTCGATGAGCTCGTGTTGCCTTGAGCACCTGACATCACTGCACACTCTGGAGATCTCAGACTGCGGATCCCTTCCAGCACTGCCGCAGTCTCTTGAGCACATAGACCTGTATTGTTTGTATGGCTCGTCTCCCATGGAGCACCTTACGTCACTGCAGAGCCTGGGCATCTATTATTGCGATAGTGTTTTTGCTGGTGTCACTGCACTACCGCAGTCAATCAAGGAATTCACTCTGAATACCTGCGATAAAGTGTTGGCGAGCTCGTGCATAACAGTTGGAGGTTCAGGTTGGCAAAAGATTAAGCACATTCCGTAcgcatcaataaaag GTGCTAGAAACACGGAGGTCCTGATGAAAATGGGAGTTGTACAAGACAGGAATCAATGGATGGAAGAGATGGCTAGCTCGTTATCACATTTTCTGTGA